A region of Saccharococcus thermophilus DNA encodes the following proteins:
- a CDS encoding metal ABC transporter permease — MLEAIWQYEFLRNAFIAGILIGFAAPLLGVFIVVRRLSLIADALSHVTLAGIAASLLLGKNFAYFASWNPLYIGMGFSVLGSLFIEKLRAVYKHYQELAIPIILSGGIGLSVIFISLADGFNTDLFSYLFGSVSAVSRQDVWTVLAIACIVTGMILLLYKELFLLSFDEEYAIISGIRAKLIHFVFIVLVALVIAASMRIVGVLLISSLMTLPVAASIRIAKGFKQAIAYSVLFGEISVVVGLVLSYQLDLAPGGTIVMLAVVILLSVIIWKKWRRG, encoded by the coding sequence ATGCTCGAAGCAATTTGGCAATATGAATTTTTGCGCAACGCGTTTATCGCCGGAATATTAATTGGATTTGCCGCTCCGCTTCTCGGCGTATTTATTGTAGTGCGCCGTTTGTCGCTTATTGCCGACGCGCTCAGCCATGTGACGCTTGCCGGGATTGCCGCAAGTTTGCTGCTTGGCAAAAATTTCGCTTACTTTGCAAGTTGGAATCCGCTTTATATCGGAATGGGGTTTTCTGTCCTTGGCTCGCTCTTTATTGAAAAGTTGCGGGCAGTCTATAAACATTATCAAGAGCTGGCAATTCCGATCATTCTTTCTGGCGGCATTGGCCTTAGCGTCATTTTTATTTCTCTCGCAGACGGCTTTAATACGGATTTGTTTTCCTACTTGTTCGGCAGTGTCAGCGCCGTTAGCCGCCAGGATGTATGGACGGTACTTGCCATCGCCTGCATTGTAACCGGCATGATTTTATTGTTGTATAAAGAACTGTTTCTTCTTTCTTTTGATGAAGAATATGCGATCATTTCTGGGATTCGTGCCAAGTTGATCCATTTTGTATTTATCGTGTTAGTCGCGCTGGTGATCGCCGCGTCGATGCGGATCGTTGGCGTTTTGCTTATTTCTTCGTTGATGACGCTTCCGGTGGCGGCGAGCATTCGCATTGCCAAAGGATTTAAGCAGGCGATCGCTTACTCTGTTTTATTTGGAGAAATATCGGTCGTTGTCGGATTGGTGCTTTCCTATCAGCTCGACTTGGCTCCTGGTGGCACGATTGTGATGCTTGCCGTGGTCATTTTGCTTTCCGTAATA
- a CDS encoding metal ABC transporter ATP-binding protein, with product METEYVLEMEHVSFRYEKENVLEDIHLAVPKGAFLGLVGPNGSGKSTLLKCVLGLLKPQQGHISLFGTPIESFKEWYRIGFVSQKANSFNSGFPATVYEVVASGLTAKRGMFRFFTKNDKQAVLEAIEAVGMSAFAKRNIGELSGGQQQRVFIARAIVSKPELLILDEPTVGVDIHHVQNFYNMLDELNQRLGITLILVTHDVGTITEKVTHVACLNKHLYFHGKAEEFEKLGEDALSQFYGHSLHVLSHQH from the coding sequence ATGGAAACAGAATACGTTCTGGAAATGGAACATGTATCGTTTCGTTATGAAAAAGAAAATGTATTAGAGGATATTCATTTAGCCGTACCAAAGGGTGCGTTTTTAGGACTAGTCGGCCCAAACGGTTCGGGGAAATCGACGCTATTAAAATGCGTATTAGGCTTGTTAAAGCCGCAGCAAGGCCATATTTCTTTGTTCGGAACACCGATTGAATCGTTTAAAGAGTGGTATCGGATCGGCTTTGTCTCGCAAAAGGCCAACAGTTTTAACAGTGGATTTCCTGCCACTGTTTATGAAGTAGTGGCAAGCGGGCTGACCGCGAAGCGAGGAATGTTTCGTTTCTTTACGAAAAACGATAAACAAGCGGTATTAGAAGCGATTGAGGCAGTTGGCATGAGCGCATTTGCCAAGCGGAATATTGGCGAATTATCGGGCGGCCAGCAGCAGCGCGTCTTTATTGCCCGAGCGATTGTCAGCAAGCCGGAGCTGCTTATTTTAGATGAACCGACGGTTGGCGTTGATATTCACCATGTGCAAAATTTTTACAACATGCTTGATGAATTGAATCAACGTCTTGGCATCACGCTCATTCTTGTCACACACGATGTTGGAACGATCACCGAAAAAGTGACACATGTTGCCTGTTTAAATAAACATTTATATTTCCATGGGAAAGCCGAAGAATTTGAAAAGCTCGGGGAAGACGCATTATCGCAATTTTACGGGCATTCGCTTCATGTGCTTTCTCATCAACACTGA
- a CDS encoding YitT family protein, whose product MAQKQHKKERLSRVIYRLFFILLGASLAAFSIERLLIPNQMIDGGIIGVSLILDYLIPDKWSFLNFATLVILLNAPFMYFGYKQIGKTFMLSSIIGIIFLAVAERFFHHFAPLTKEPILATVFGGLALGLGVGLVIRHGGSLDGTEILGILLTKKLPFSVGEFVMFINVFIFGWAAFVFGIEQAMYSVMTYYIAFKTIDAVIEGLDETRAALIVSDHYEEISDAILHRLGRGTTKLLGKGGYTDEQKEVIYAVVTRLEVTKLKSIVNEIDPEAFITIMDTHEVRGARFKSAIH is encoded by the coding sequence TTGGCGCAGAAACAGCATAAAAAGGAGCGACTTAGCCGTGTTATTTATCGCCTCTTTTTTATTTTATTGGGCGCTTCACTGGCCGCGTTTTCCATTGAACGGCTTTTAATACCAAATCAAATGATTGACGGTGGAATAATCGGAGTTTCGCTGATCTTGGATTATTTAATCCCGGATAAATGGTCGTTTTTAAATTTTGCCACGCTTGTTATTCTCCTTAATGCCCCTTTTATGTACTTCGGCTACAAGCAAATCGGCAAGACGTTCATGCTTTCATCGATTATCGGCATTATCTTTCTGGCAGTGGCGGAACGGTTTTTTCACCATTTTGCGCCGTTGACAAAAGAGCCGATCTTAGCCACGGTTTTTGGCGGGTTGGCGCTAGGGCTTGGCGTCGGTCTTGTCATTCGGCATGGCGGATCGTTGGATGGAACGGAGATTTTAGGAATTTTGCTTACGAAAAAGCTTCCATTTTCTGTCGGAGAATTTGTCATGTTTATTAACGTCTTTATTTTTGGATGGGCGGCATTCGTGTTCGGCATAGAACAAGCGATGTATTCGGTGATGACCTATTATATTGCCTTTAAAACGATCGACGCGGTCATTGAAGGATTAGATGAAACGAGGGCGGCTTTAATCGTTTCCGACCATTATGAAGAGATCTCGGATGCGATTTTACACCGGCTAGGACGCGGGACGACCAAACTGCTTGGCAAAGGCGGCTATACGGATGAGCAGAAAGAAGTCATTTACGCCGTAGTGACGCGTTTGGAAGTAACGAAGCTTAAGTCGATCGTCAATGAAATTGATCCTGAGGCCTTTATTACGATTATGGATACCCATGAAGTAAGAGGAGCACGGTTTAAATCGGCGATTCATTAA